From the genome of Lawsonella clevelandensis, one region includes:
- a CDS encoding Rv3235 family protein, with product MPSSSNYHNTSSTLSAIPTQQPAPYPTADGFQFAQPYTHTPAWAHSAITNTPASSTPVAEPPSSGLSIQDKPTADSEQPAQAAPAISSINDLLDAGGRTSTAELFRQPLKPQDYRASSAFVHKVISQLLETVDHRRPFGHLRGFVTPDIMNIVEQFSTGRSRAIMKLAGPSRTIPGAPAMQPAPLRLLRLHLRARRLNPQESTAARALERSLPPGYQAAVRPGQQPKPTSAITADADLRVEVCGTYRDGARVKAFAGAAERCESKWRLTSFNFV from the coding sequence GTGCCCAGTTCTTCGAACTACCACAACACCAGCTCGACGCTCAGCGCCATCCCCACTCAGCAGCCCGCGCCATACCCCACCGCTGACGGGTTCCAGTTCGCACAACCCTACACTCATACCCCAGCATGGGCGCATAGTGCCATCACAAATACTCCTGCCTCATCGACGCCGGTCGCAGAACCCCCCAGCTCGGGACTTTCCATCCAAGACAAGCCTACAGCCGATAGTGAGCAACCGGCACAAGCTGCCCCCGCAATCTCCAGTATCAACGATCTGCTCGATGCAGGTGGCCGAACCAGTACTGCTGAGCTTTTCCGCCAACCCCTCAAACCGCAGGACTACCGCGCCTCCAGCGCCTTCGTCCACAAAGTCATCAGCCAACTGCTGGAAACAGTTGATCACCGCCGCCCCTTTGGTCATCTCCGCGGCTTCGTCACTCCTGACATCATGAATATCGTCGAGCAGTTCTCAACCGGACGAAGCCGCGCCATTATGAAACTCGCTGGCCCCTCCCGCACCATTCCCGGAGCACCGGCTATGCAGCCTGCTCCCTTGCGACTGCTACGGCTCCATCTGCGTGCCCGGCGCCTTAACCCTCAGGAGTCTACGGCAGCTCGTGCTCTGGAGCGTTCCCTTCCCCCGGGCTATCAGGCGGCAGTACGCCCCGGCCAACAGCCAAAACCCACCAGTGCCATTACCGCAGACGCGGACCTGCGGGTGGAAGTGTGTGGCACCTACCGGGATGGGGCGCGGGTCAAGGCGTTTGCGGGGGCTGCTGAACGGTGTGAGAGCAAGTGGCGGCTGACCTCTTTTAACTTCGTGTAG
- a CDS encoding HAD-IA family hydrolase: MRGLIIDYAGVLEGPGADAESWKLLLSELRMNGIGIAVLTNIDSFDVPADLARWKETGYVDEIVMSSEIGVEKPDFEAFYAACRALGEDHKDCVCVDDSIENIHAAVRAGLIGVLYTAYDRTEAELRPLFNLH; this comes from the coding sequence ATGCGCGGATTGATCATTGATTATGCCGGTGTGCTAGAAGGCCCTGGCGCTGACGCCGAAAGCTGGAAACTGCTCCTCTCCGAACTGCGGATGAACGGCATTGGCATTGCCGTCCTCACCAACATCGATTCCTTCGACGTGCCGGCGGACCTAGCCCGGTGGAAGGAAACCGGATACGTTGACGAGATCGTCATGTCCTCGGAAATCGGGGTAGAAAAGCCAGACTTCGAAGCCTTCTACGCTGCCTGCCGAGCCCTGGGCGAGGACCACAAGGACTGCGTGTGCGTGGATGACTCCATTGAGAATATTCACGCGGCAGTGCGGGCAGGTCTGATCGGTGTGCTGTACACCGCCTATGACCGCACTGAAGCGGAACTCCGACCCCTCTTCAACCTGCACTAA
- the secA gene encoding preprotein translocase subunit SecA, whose protein sequence is MAVLSKILRVGEGRVVKRLSKLADYVVSIEDDYADLTDDQLRAKTQEFKVRLDNGETVDDLLPEAFAVAREASWRVLGQKHYPVQIMGGAALHEGQVAEMKTGEGKTLTCVLPAYLNALEGKGVHIVTVNDYLAKRDAEWMGRVHRFLGLEVGVILSNMDPDERRKAYNSDITYGTNNEFGFDYLRDNMAHSTGELVQRQHHYAIVDEVDSILIDEARTPLIISGPSDASSQWYQEFARLAPMMEKDKHYEVDIRKRTVGITEAGVAFVEDQLGIDNLYESANSPLVSYLNNSIKAKELFTRDKDYMVVDGEVLIIDEFTGRALAGRRYNEGMHQAIEAKEGVEVKAENQTLATITLQNYFRMYDKLAGMTGTAETEAAELYQIYKLGVVPIPTNMPMIRDDQRDLVYKTQEAKFEAVADDIAERHEKGQPVLVGTVSVERSEYLSKLLQKRGIKHNVLNAKRNAEEALTVASAGCVGAVTVSTNMAGRGTDIVLGGNPDVLADAALRKRGLDPVEDEEAYQDAWEEEIVRQRKKAEEAAEKVREVGGLYVIGTERHESRRIDNQLRGRSGRQGDPGESRFYLSLGDDLMRRFNGRAVETLMERLQVPDNQPIDSRMVTKAIKNAQTSVESQNFEIRKNVLKYDDVQNKQRQVIYAERKRILEGEDLKEQVENMLDEVLEAYVKGATETGYVEDWDLDALWTGLRQLYPIGIEYQDLIDGDEYGQAGDLSADELLLAIRADARAAYETREEAIEKIGGPDAMRQVERSVLLQVLDRKWREHLYEMDYLKEGIGLRAMAQRDPLTEYQREGFEMFGTMMDGLKEESIAYLFSVGVEPADTRSEAQRRADEKEMQRTIRAKGEAEAALRSAAMSLAGPNEQGQLANQNDPTVHGSRAQRRAAKRAARKKGNVQQ, encoded by the coding sequence GTGGCTGTTTTGTCGAAGATTCTCCGTGTCGGTGAAGGTCGTGTCGTCAAGCGACTGAGCAAGCTTGCTGACTACGTTGTGTCCATCGAGGACGACTACGCCGACCTGACGGACGACCAGCTCCGTGCCAAGACGCAGGAATTCAAGGTTCGCCTCGACAACGGAGAAACTGTTGACGACCTGCTGCCTGAAGCATTCGCAGTAGCTCGCGAAGCCTCTTGGCGCGTCCTCGGGCAGAAGCATTACCCCGTGCAGATCATGGGCGGTGCCGCCCTCCACGAGGGACAGGTTGCCGAAATGAAGACCGGTGAAGGCAAAACCCTCACCTGTGTGCTGCCTGCCTATCTTAATGCCCTTGAAGGCAAAGGCGTTCACATTGTTACCGTGAACGACTACCTCGCCAAGCGCGACGCCGAGTGGATGGGCCGTGTCCACCGCTTCCTTGGCCTCGAAGTGGGCGTCATTCTTTCCAATATGGACCCTGACGAGCGTCGCAAGGCCTACAACTCTGACATCACCTACGGAACCAACAACGAGTTCGGTTTCGACTACCTGCGCGATAACATGGCACACTCCACTGGCGAACTGGTACAGCGTCAGCACCACTATGCCATCGTCGACGAAGTGGACTCCATCCTCATTGACGAAGCCCGTACTCCGCTCATCATCTCCGGCCCCTCCGACGCTTCCAGCCAGTGGTACCAGGAGTTTGCCCGCCTTGCCCCCATGATGGAAAAGGACAAGCATTACGAAGTCGACATCCGCAAGCGCACCGTCGGCATCACCGAGGCAGGCGTGGCTTTCGTGGAGGATCAGCTGGGTATCGACAACCTTTACGAGTCCGCCAACTCCCCGCTGGTGTCCTACCTCAACAACTCTATTAAGGCCAAGGAACTCTTCACCCGAGACAAGGACTACATGGTCGTTGACGGCGAGGTGCTCATCATTGACGAGTTCACCGGCCGTGCCTTGGCGGGCCGCCGCTACAACGAAGGTATGCACCAGGCCATCGAGGCTAAAGAAGGAGTGGAGGTGAAGGCGGAGAACCAAACTCTCGCCACCATCACCCTGCAGAACTACTTCCGTATGTACGACAAGCTGGCCGGTATGACGGGTACTGCCGAGACGGAAGCTGCAGAGCTTTACCAGATCTACAAGCTGGGCGTGGTTCCCATCCCCACTAACATGCCGATGATCCGCGACGACCAGCGTGACCTCGTCTACAAGACGCAGGAAGCTAAGTTCGAGGCCGTCGCCGACGACATTGCCGAGCGCCATGAGAAGGGCCAGCCGGTGCTGGTCGGTACCGTTTCCGTGGAGCGCTCCGAATATCTCTCCAAGCTGCTGCAGAAGCGTGGCATCAAGCACAACGTGCTGAACGCTAAGCGCAACGCAGAGGAAGCTCTCACCGTTGCGTCCGCCGGATGCGTGGGTGCCGTCACTGTCTCCACCAACATGGCAGGCCGTGGTACCGACATCGTGCTGGGTGGTAACCCCGACGTACTCGCCGATGCGGCACTCCGCAAGCGCGGCCTCGATCCGGTGGAGGATGAGGAAGCCTACCAGGACGCCTGGGAAGAGGAGATTGTTCGCCAGCGCAAGAAGGCAGAAGAAGCTGCCGAGAAGGTGCGTGAGGTTGGTGGCCTGTACGTTATCGGTACGGAGCGTCACGAATCTCGCCGTATCGACAATCAGCTGCGCGGCCGCTCCGGCCGCCAGGGCGACCCGGGCGAGTCTCGCTTCTACCTGTCGCTGGGTGACGACCTCATGCGCCGTTTCAACGGTCGTGCCGTGGAAACCTTGATGGAGCGTCTGCAGGTTCCCGACAACCAGCCCATCGATTCCCGCATGGTCACCAAGGCGATTAAGAACGCTCAGACTTCCGTCGAGTCCCAGAACTTCGAAATTCGTAAGAATGTTCTGAAGTACGACGACGTCCAGAACAAGCAGCGGCAGGTTATCTACGCAGAGCGCAAGCGCATTCTGGAAGGCGAAGACCTCAAGGAGCAGGTCGAGAACATGCTCGACGAGGTGTTGGAGGCTTACGTGAAGGGCGCTACCGAAACCGGCTATGTGGAAGACTGGGACCTCGATGCCCTGTGGACAGGTCTGCGTCAGCTCTACCCGATCGGTATCGAGTATCAGGATCTCATCGACGGTGACGAGTACGGGCAGGCAGGCGACCTCAGCGCAGACGAGCTACTGCTGGCTATCCGCGCCGATGCTCGTGCCGCCTACGAAACCCGCGAGGAAGCTATCGAGAAGATCGGTGGCCCGGATGCTATGCGTCAGGTGGAACGCTCCGTGCTGCTGCAGGTTCTCGACCGCAAGTGGCGTGAGCACCTCTACGAGATGGACTACCTCAAGGAAGGCATTGGCCTGCGCGCTATGGCCCAGCGTGATCCGCTGACGGAATATCAGCGTGAAGGCTTCGAAATGTTCGGCACCATGATGGATGGTCTCAAGGAAGAATCCATCGCCTACCTGTTCTCGGTGGGCGTGGAACCTGCTGATACCCGTTCGGAAGCCCAGCGTCGCGCCGATGAGAAAGAAATGCAGCGCACGATTCGCGCGAAGGGCGAAGCGGAAGCTGCCCTCCGTTCTGCCGCGATGAGCCTTGCCGGCCCGAATGAGCAGGGCCAGCTGGCTAACCAGAATGACCCCACGGTCCATGGTTCCCGCGCCCAGCGTCGCGCCGCCAAGCGTGCCGCCCGGAAGAAGGGCAACGTGCAGCAATAG
- a CDS encoding LpqB family beta-propeller domain-containing protein, with amino-acid sequence MDRRSRCAKLLAPLCALILCAGSTASLTACTALPSDAPPQSLGQFRRTPITFNPPKPQPGRSPDLLLRDFIRAAAVPTNRHAAARLFLTPKGNADWDDQATLKVIERIDVNTIATPDANNLVMQVRARSMGEVDKQGAFQSNLSTHTFEVEMHRNGKQWLIERFPDELLVDREAFMATYESQSIYYLDVTGSRVVPDPRWLYSQDSHLPNMLMQLLAQDPSHQLHDMVASELPESAHISAVPGAQGNGVDVEISNYQAGSEASRRRLAAQIIFTFERARIHGPFYITVDGNPLDPNHRDGWTAADVVHYDPMYATRQNPVQLHAITSDGLMKVGSNLEPVKGPLGRSQDLRAASFSRGGEMIGVVEEVRDKERTPLEVKMGPVGGPLVSVMRGSRFSRPTWGPTGQDMWVVSGDDRINRIVWQDGRSPLVTRVDTSRLTRKPDFNTLLISPDGVRLAYISGGKLYIATIYTSRDGEVSLRNPQRIYISSDEVVLSLAWRTATELLVGGSLTDQPVLMVSIDGASVTPLGIRNVTAPVSVVVANPTGIYVQDSRDVVRLEQGAEGFWQDVPALVNSPRAIPVLEG; translated from the coding sequence ATGGATCGTCGGTCTCGCTGCGCGAAGCTCCTTGCCCCGCTCTGCGCCCTCATCCTATGCGCTGGTTCCACAGCCTCCCTGACAGCCTGTACTGCCCTGCCCTCGGATGCCCCACCGCAGTCCCTCGGACAGTTCCGGCGCACCCCCATTACCTTCAACCCCCCAAAGCCACAGCCCGGGCGCTCCCCGGATCTCCTCCTGCGGGACTTCATACGGGCTGCTGCGGTACCCACCAACCGGCATGCTGCTGCCCGCCTCTTCCTCACCCCCAAAGGCAACGCCGACTGGGACGACCAAGCCACGCTTAAGGTGATTGAGCGCATCGACGTCAATACTATTGCCACCCCCGACGCCAACAACTTGGTCATGCAAGTGCGTGCCCGCTCGATGGGCGAAGTAGACAAGCAAGGTGCCTTCCAGTCCAACCTCTCCACCCACACTTTTGAAGTGGAGATGCATCGCAACGGCAAACAGTGGCTGATCGAGCGTTTCCCCGACGAACTCCTCGTCGACCGCGAAGCCTTTATGGCCACCTACGAATCCCAATCCATCTACTATCTAGATGTCACTGGCTCCCGAGTTGTGCCCGACCCCCGTTGGCTCTACTCCCAAGACAGCCACCTTCCCAATATGCTCATGCAGCTGTTGGCGCAGGACCCGTCACACCAGTTGCACGATATGGTGGCCAGTGAACTCCCGGAATCCGCCCATATTTCCGCAGTCCCCGGCGCACAGGGTAATGGGGTTGACGTTGAAATCTCCAACTATCAGGCAGGGTCTGAAGCATCCCGCCGCCGCCTGGCCGCTCAGATCATCTTCACCTTCGAACGGGCGCGTATCCATGGTCCCTTCTACATCACCGTGGACGGCAACCCACTGGACCCAAACCATCGGGACGGCTGGACTGCTGCTGACGTGGTGCACTACGACCCCATGTACGCCACCCGCCAGAATCCTGTGCAGTTGCACGCCATCACTTCTGATGGGCTGATGAAGGTGGGATCCAACCTCGAACCAGTGAAGGGGCCATTGGGGCGCTCACAGGATCTTCGCGCTGCTTCCTTCTCCCGTGGCGGTGAGATGATTGGTGTGGTGGAAGAAGTGCGTGACAAAGAACGCACCCCACTGGAGGTAAAAATGGGGCCAGTGGGCGGACCACTGGTCTCCGTGATGCGCGGTAGCCGGTTCTCCCGCCCCACCTGGGGACCCACGGGACAAGACATGTGGGTCGTCTCTGGTGACGATCGCATCAACCGAATTGTGTGGCAAGATGGGCGTTCGCCACTGGTTACCCGGGTCGACACGAGCCGCCTCACTCGCAAACCCGACTTCAACACCCTGCTGATTTCACCTGACGGGGTGCGATTGGCCTACATTTCTGGCGGCAAACTCTACATCGCCACCATCTACACCAGCCGTGATGGGGAAGTGTCACTGCGGAACCCACAGCGTATCTACATCTCCTCCGATGAAGTCGTGTTGTCGCTCGCCTGGCGTACCGCTACCGAGCTTCTCGTGGGCGGATCGTTGACGGATCAGCCAGTTCTCATGGTGTCTATCGACGGAGCCTCCGTCACCCCGCTCGGTATTCGCAACGTGACTGCCCCGGTCTCCGTGGTGGTCGCGAACCCCACCGGCATCTACGTCCAGGACAGTCGCGACGTGGTACGCCTGGAACAGGGGGCTGAAGGGTTCTGGCAGGATGTCCCAGCCCTGGTGAACTCACCCCGCGCGATCCCCGTGCTGGAAGGCTAA
- a CDS encoding ComF family protein, producing the protein MAAGIVALKEERRHRLGAPFGAALAEAAAGLVEAGELLHPAERPWLIVPAPSTVEAVRERGFHHMREVGQEMARYLQQASSNGVLGGVTGEIVVAELLRAAPHRDAVGLTAEQRRTNLAGAITCDPDMATQLALLAPLATSPAAEVVRPQVPTLPHSVFSHWENLVIDDVTTTGATLAECFFALHHVGMRPRGALTLASA; encoded by the coding sequence GTGGCGGCGGGGATTGTGGCGTTGAAAGAGGAGCGACGGCATCGTTTGGGAGCTCCTTTTGGGGCGGCGCTGGCAGAAGCAGCTGCTGGGCTGGTGGAGGCTGGCGAGTTGTTACATCCGGCAGAGCGCCCTTGGTTGATTGTGCCCGCACCTTCCACCGTGGAGGCAGTGCGCGAGCGCGGTTTCCACCATATGCGGGAGGTGGGGCAGGAGATGGCACGCTATCTGCAGCAGGCGTCCAGCAACGGGGTGCTGGGAGGTGTGACTGGCGAGATTGTGGTGGCGGAGCTTCTCCGTGCTGCGCCGCACCGTGATGCGGTGGGTTTGACGGCAGAGCAGCGGCGGACGAACTTAGCCGGTGCGATTACCTGCGATCCGGATATGGCCACTCAGCTGGCATTGTTGGCCCCACTGGCAACCTCACCCGCAGCAGAAGTGGTGCGACCCCAAGTTCCCACGCTACCGCATAGTGTGTTCTCGCACTGGGAAAATCTGGTGATAGATGACGTGACAACAACTGGTGCCACGCTCGCAGAGTGTTTTTTCGCACTCCACCATGTGGGTATGCGGCCGCGAGGTGCGCTTACTCTGGCGTCTGCCTAG
- the rsgA gene encoding ribosome small subunit-dependent GTPase A, which yields MALSAQRRGRSTRDYDESDVKVRAQRTSRPRTKKRPNYQDAVTARIITIDRGRWGCALLSDAPCNTGDPTSGISPAGTRITCIRARTLGRERMVVGDIVDVVGDLSGSPDAIARIVRLHNRDTVLRRTADDTDPYERIVVANADQLLIVVAATNPPPREGFVERALIAAYAAGIRPILCMTKSDLANPTGFLTQFTGLDLPSIVCGRDDPTDELLTYLEGHVTALIGHSGVGKSTLVNRLVPAAERPTGEVSKVGKGQHTSTQSMALELPGGGWVVDSPGIRSFGLAHVTVETVVNAFDDLSTLAADCPRGCTHRGEPFDKGCAWDAALAKNPADSPLARRIEAVRLLLIALHSNDAWALGINQV from the coding sequence ATGGCTCTGAGCGCCCAGCGTCGCGGCCGCAGCACCCGCGATTACGACGAGTCCGATGTCAAGGTACGCGCCCAGCGCACCTCTCGCCCTCGCACCAAAAAACGCCCCAATTACCAGGACGCCGTCACCGCCCGCATTATTACCATCGACCGCGGCCGGTGGGGGTGCGCACTCCTCTCCGACGCACCCTGCAACACCGGTGACCCCACCAGCGGGATCAGCCCTGCCGGCACCCGTATCACCTGCATCCGCGCCCGCACCCTGGGACGCGAACGCATGGTCGTGGGCGACATCGTCGACGTCGTAGGCGACCTCTCCGGCAGTCCCGATGCCATTGCCCGCATCGTCCGGCTCCACAACCGTGACACCGTCCTACGCCGCACCGCCGACGACACTGATCCCTACGAACGGATTGTGGTGGCTAATGCAGACCAGCTCCTCATCGTCGTCGCCGCCACCAATCCCCCGCCCCGAGAAGGGTTCGTCGAACGTGCCCTCATCGCCGCCTATGCAGCCGGTATTCGCCCAATCCTCTGCATGACCAAGAGCGACCTGGCCAACCCCACCGGCTTCCTCACCCAGTTCACCGGGCTCGACCTTCCCTCCATCGTATGTGGCAGAGACGACCCGACCGACGAACTCCTCACCTATCTCGAAGGACACGTTACTGCTCTCATCGGCCATTCTGGGGTGGGCAAATCGACACTCGTCAACCGGTTGGTTCCCGCCGCGGAACGGCCTACCGGGGAGGTGTCCAAGGTAGGGAAAGGCCAGCACACCTCCACCCAATCCATGGCGTTGGAGCTGCCGGGTGGCGGCTGGGTCGTAGACTCCCCCGGCATCCGGTCCTTTGGTCTCGCACATGTAACGGTTGAGACCGTCGTCAATGCCTTCGATGACCTGTCTACCCTGGCAGCGGATTGCCCGCGCGGCTGTACTCACCGGGGTGAACCCTTTGATAAAGGCTGTGCCTGGGATGCTGCACTGGCGAAAAACCCCGCCGATTCGCCGCTGGCCCGCCGGATTGAGGCAGTCCGTCTACTTCTTATCGCCCTCCATAGCAATGATGCGTGGGCCTTGGGTATCAACCAAGTCTAG
- the hpf gene encoding ribosome hibernation-promoting factor, HPF/YfiA family codes for MPVTADEEEGLVPNAQVIIHGRNVEVPEHFANRIKGKLARLERLDPGIIRFEVELRHEKNPRQSRIRDRMEITGRRKGAPVRAEAAEDSFYAALESACDKLERSLRKVKVRRGISRSGHRTPTSLHEASAAFIEEDLKAIRVNDGDAAVTPTEAELGEVDTYADLVEDSLPGRIVRHKVHPDDPMTVDDALYQMELVGHDFFLFHNSETDKPCVVYRRRAYDYGLITLGE; via the coding sequence GTGCCGGTGACGGCAGACGAAGAAGAGGGTCTCGTTCCTAACGCCCAAGTCATTATTCACGGGCGCAATGTTGAAGTGCCAGAGCACTTTGCCAATCGTATCAAGGGCAAGCTTGCCCGTCTGGAACGTCTCGATCCCGGCATCATTCGGTTCGAGGTAGAACTCCGCCACGAAAAGAATCCGCGCCAGTCCCGCATCCGCGACCGTATGGAGATCACCGGCCGCCGCAAGGGCGCCCCGGTACGCGCTGAAGCTGCTGAGGATAGCTTCTACGCTGCGCTCGAATCCGCCTGCGATAAGCTCGAGCGTTCGCTGCGTAAGGTGAAAGTCCGCCGCGGAATTTCCCGCTCCGGCCACCGCACCCCGACCTCGCTGCATGAGGCCTCTGCGGCCTTCATCGAAGAGGATCTCAAGGCTATTCGGGTCAATGACGGTGACGCTGCTGTCACTCCCACGGAAGCGGAGCTAGGCGAGGTCGACACCTACGCTGACCTGGTAGAAGATTCCTTGCCAGGGCGTATTGTCCGTCACAAGGTGCACCCTGATGATCCCATGACGGTCGACGATGCGCTGTACCAAATGGAGCTGGTGGGACACGACTTCTTCCTCTTCCACAACTCGGAAACCGATAAGCCCTGCGTGGTTTACCGCCGTCGCGCCTATGATTATGGCCTTATTACCCTCGGCGAATGA
- a CDS encoding DUF6912 family protein translates to MRIYIPALLTDLQRYVGEAVVPVRGGTAFALTPTLREYYVSGDDEELEHIAFQDAARASLRILSGAAGDPVPVGAAARKRVVISADVDDAVVTCRPDLDIAVVRLADDSVAARTVAAVHVDLDMAGDAVAAAVAVIDAADLGDEDAELTVGDAEDFELAWYAPEEVAFLLDLS, encoded by the coding sequence ATGCGTATCTACATCCCCGCTCTGCTGACGGATCTACAGCGTTATGTGGGTGAGGCGGTAGTTCCGGTACGTGGAGGGACCGCTTTCGCCCTCACCCCGACACTGCGGGAATATTATGTGTCCGGTGACGACGAAGAACTAGAACACATCGCGTTCCAGGATGCCGCGCGCGCCTCGCTGCGCATCCTCAGTGGAGCCGCGGGGGATCCGGTTCCGGTGGGGGCTGCTGCACGGAAACGTGTCGTTATCTCCGCTGATGTTGATGATGCCGTCGTCACCTGCCGTCCTGACCTGGACATCGCGGTGGTACGACTAGCTGACGACAGTGTTGCCGCGCGGACAGTGGCTGCTGTGCACGTCGACCTCGATATGGCAGGGGATGCGGTGGCTGCGGCTGTCGCCGTTATTGACGCGGCCGACCTTGGAGATGAGGATGCGGAGCTAACCGTAGGGGATGCTGAGGATTTTGAACTTGCCTGGTACGCACCAGAAGAGGTGGCATTCCTCCTTGACCTGTCCTAA